Proteins from a single region of Burkholderiales bacterium:
- a CDS encoding enoyl-CoA hydratase/isomerase family protein has product MAGAQVLTAVRDSVATVTLSRPEKRNPIGTDTATALVAALDELDRDDEVRVIVLTGAGDAFSAGGDLDEFLATVDSGATALYESGEIWTRLYRMVPALSKPVIARVDGPALAGGCGLVAGADFAYATERSVFGSPEIRIGLFTLLVLPGLLRVLHRRDAMDLVYSGRTVTAAEALQMRLVNAVEPDVDRLDARIARQAEALCAIPPATMRRARQAFAAIEEAGYTQGLELARALRPVFMASEELRDGIARFLRR; this is encoded by the coding sequence GTGGCTGGAGCCCAAGTCCTGACGGCGGTGCGCGATTCCGTGGCGACGGTGACGCTGTCGCGGCCCGAGAAGCGCAACCCGATCGGCACCGACACCGCGACGGCGCTCGTCGCGGCGCTCGACGAACTCGACCGCGACGACGAGGTCCGGGTCATCGTGCTGACCGGCGCCGGCGACGCGTTCAGCGCGGGGGGCGATCTCGACGAGTTCCTCGCGACGGTGGACTCGGGCGCGACCGCGCTCTACGAGTCGGGGGAGATCTGGACGCGCCTCTACCGGATGGTTCCGGCGCTGTCGAAGCCGGTGATCGCGCGCGTCGACGGACCGGCGCTCGCCGGCGGCTGCGGACTCGTCGCGGGCGCGGACTTCGCCTACGCGACCGAGCGTTCGGTCTTCGGCTCGCCCGAGATCCGCATCGGGCTCTTCACGCTGCTCGTCCTTCCGGGGCTGCTGCGCGTCCTCCACCGGAGGGACGCGATGGATCTCGTGTACTCGGGGCGCACCGTCACCGCCGCGGAGGCGCTGCAGATGCGGCTCGTGAATGCGGTCGAGCCCGACGTCGATCGCCTCGATGCCCGCATCGCGAGGCAGGCCGAGGCGCTGTGCGCGATACCGCCGGCCACGATGCGTCGGGCGCGGCAGGCGTTCGCCGCCATCGAGGAGGCGGGTTACACGCAGGGGCTGGAACTCGCGCGGGCCCTGCGTCCGGTGTTCATGGCGTCGGAAGAGTTGCGCGACGGCATCGCGAGGTTCCTGCGCCGGTAG
- a CDS encoding ATP-grasp domain-containing protein: MRKPKLLIANRGEIACRVLAAARLLGLPTVAVHSAPDAGLPHVALADEACALDGARAQETYLDVDRVLAAARETGATLLHPGYGFLSENADFARRCRDEGIVFVGPSPEAIDLMGDKEQARRTAAAAGVPVLPGTARLPEDAEGLARAARELEYPLLVKSSAGGGGIGMRIVKEPGELEAAVRSTRALAGKAFGDDAVYLERYVARARHVEVQVFGFGDGDAVHLYERDCSLQRRHQKVIEEARAPGLSSELTSDIARAAVALAKACRYEGAGTVEFLVDADTGRFYFLEMNTRIQVEHPVTEMITGVDLVAAQLRQALGESLHGELAQSAIRASGHAVEARVYAENPAKNFLPSPGPLRVLELPRSDGVRVDCGYAAGNTVTPYYDPMIMKVIAAGPTRAAAIDRLAAALRDLRIEGVANNAAYLLACLRHPEFASGNVYTAFLSDRHGDIVAGATQEAQS, from the coding sequence ATGCGCAAGCCCAAGCTGCTGATCGCCAACCGCGGCGAGATCGCCTGCCGCGTCCTCGCCGCGGCCCGCCTGCTGGGCCTCCCGACGGTGGCGGTCCACTCGGCGCCGGACGCCGGTCTGCCCCACGTCGCCCTCGCCGACGAGGCCTGCGCGCTCGACGGCGCGAGGGCGCAGGAGACCTACCTCGACGTCGACCGGGTGCTCGCCGCCGCCCGCGAAACGGGCGCCACGTTGCTCCACCCCGGCTACGGGTTCCTCTCGGAGAATGCCGACTTCGCCCGGCGCTGCCGCGACGAGGGTATCGTCTTCGTCGGCCCGTCGCCGGAGGCGATCGACCTCATGGGCGACAAGGAGCAGGCGCGCCGCACCGCGGCCGCCGCCGGCGTTCCGGTGCTGCCCGGAACGGCTCGGCTGCCCGAGGACGCCGAAGGGCTCGCCCGGGCGGCGCGCGAACTCGAATATCCGCTGCTGGTGAAATCCTCCGCCGGCGGCGGCGGCATCGGCATGCGCATCGTGAAGGAACCCGGAGAACTCGAGGCCGCCGTGCGCTCGACGCGTGCGCTCGCCGGCAAGGCGTTCGGCGACGACGCCGTCTACCTCGAGCGCTACGTCGCCCGCGCCCGCCACGTCGAGGTCCAGGTCTTCGGTTTCGGCGACGGCGACGCGGTCCACCTCTACGAGCGCGACTGTTCGCTGCAGCGCCGCCACCAGAAGGTGATCGAGGAAGCGCGCGCCCCCGGGCTTTCGTCCGAACTGACCTCGGACATCGCCCGCGCCGCCGTGGCCCTCGCGAAGGCGTGCCGCTACGAGGGCGCCGGGACGGTCGAGTTCCTGGTCGACGCGGACACCGGCCGCTTCTACTTCCTCGAGATGAACACCCGCATCCAGGTCGAGCATCCGGTGACCGAGATGATCACCGGCGTCGACCTCGTGGCCGCGCAGTTGCGCCAGGCCCTGGGCGAGTCGCTGCACGGCGAACTCGCGCAGTCCGCGATCCGCGCCTCCGGCCACGCGGTCGAGGCGCGCGTGTACGCGGAGAATCCCGCGAAGAACTTCCTGCCGAGCCCCGGGCCGCTGCGCGTGCTCGAGCTTCCGCGATCCGACGGCGTGCGCGTCGACTGCGGGTATGCCGCGGGCAACACCGTCACCCCCTACTACGATCCGATGATCATGAAGGTGATCGCGGCGGGACCGACCCGCGCCGCGGCGATCGACCGGCTGGCGGCCGCGCTGCGGGACCTGCGGATCGAAGGCGTCGCGAACAACGCGGCCTACCTGCTCGCCTGCCTTCGGCATCCCGAGTTCGCGTCCGGGAACGTGTACACCGCCTTTCTCTCCGACCGGCACGGCGACATCGTCGCCGGCGCGACCCAAGAGGCGCAATCATGA
- a CDS encoding hydroxymethylglutaryl-CoA lyase, whose protein sequence is MSDLPRRIRIHEEGPREGFQIESASIATADKIAFIEALSTTGVPQIDCVSYVDPRRVPGMADAEAVARGIHRTPGVRYTGLWLNVRGLERALALPLDLIGAIRVTASETFSMRNTGMNVEQTFAEQRRWLALYREHGIAVEWGYVMTAFGCNFEGEVPVAQVLRMVEGIFSVAAEAGVTLRGIYLADTVGRATPKSIEARVGALRERWPSTRIGLHLHDTRGTGLANAYAALRMGVDQFDATCGGLGGCPFAGHKGASGNICTEDLAYMCEEMGIETGVDLRAMVECARMAERIIGHPLPGKLMRTAL, encoded by the coding sequence ATGAGCGACCTTCCACGACGCATACGCATCCACGAGGAAGGCCCGCGCGAGGGCTTCCAGATCGAATCCGCGAGCATCGCGACCGCGGACAAGATCGCCTTCATCGAAGCGCTGTCCACCACCGGCGTCCCCCAGATCGACTGCGTGTCGTACGTCGATCCGAGGCGGGTGCCCGGCATGGCCGACGCCGAAGCGGTGGCGCGCGGCATCCACCGGACGCCGGGCGTGCGCTACACCGGCCTGTGGCTCAACGTGCGGGGCCTCGAACGGGCGCTCGCGCTGCCGCTCGACCTCATCGGCGCGATCCGCGTCACGGCCTCCGAGACGTTCTCGATGCGCAACACCGGGATGAACGTCGAGCAGACGTTCGCCGAGCAACGACGCTGGCTCGCCCTCTATCGGGAACACGGGATCGCGGTCGAGTGGGGCTACGTGATGACCGCGTTCGGCTGCAACTTCGAAGGCGAGGTACCGGTCGCGCAGGTGCTGCGCATGGTCGAGGGCATCTTCTCCGTCGCGGCGGAGGCCGGGGTCACGCTTCGCGGCATCTACCTCGCCGACACCGTCGGACGCGCGACGCCGAAGTCCATCGAGGCCCGCGTCGGGGCACTGCGCGAGCGCTGGCCGTCGACCCGCATCGGATTGCACCTCCACGACACGCGCGGAACCGGTCTCGCGAACGCCTATGCCGCGCTCCGCATGGGCGTCGACCAGTTCGACGCCACCTGCGGCGGACTCGGGGGCTGTCCGTTCGCCGGCCACAAGGGGGCCTCGGGCAACATCTGCACCGAGGACCTCGCCTACATGTGCGAGGAGATGGGGATCGAGACCGGCGTCGACCTTCGTGCGATGGTCGAGTGCGCCCGCATGGCCGAGCGCATCATCGGCCATCCGCTCCCCGGAAAGCTGATGCGCACCGCACTCTGA
- a CDS encoding alkene reductase, producing MFEPIEIGRYRLSNRIVMAPMTRCRAVDWNVPSTLAPIYYSQRASAGLIITEATQPSEAAQGYWRTPGIHGERHVEVWRAVAQGVHARQGRIFMQLWHNGRIFHPDSVPPHLRPYGPSAVQANVRLMTPKGLQQVPTPIEMSEDDIAAAVADFVAGARRAIDCGIDGVEIHGANGYLFEQFLNRSSNRRTDRYGGSIENRARMLRETVEAVSAAIGADRVGVRISPLGTFNDMSDPDPVEIYRHVVTMLAGQNLAYLHVIRPAVSGSLTVAEARPDPLPDIRRLYPGKLIVAGDLDVVHAERMLESGLADAVGFGRWFISNPDLPERLRHGCALAEADRATFYTPGPDGYIDYPACARHGQEPAMHAAVPG from the coding sequence ATGTTCGAACCGATCGAGATCGGCCGCTACCGACTCTCCAATCGAATCGTCATGGCGCCGATGACGCGGTGCCGCGCCGTGGACTGGAACGTGCCCAGCACGCTGGCGCCGATCTACTACAGCCAGCGCGCGAGCGCGGGCCTCATCATCACCGAGGCGACGCAGCCGAGCGAAGCCGCGCAGGGCTACTGGCGCACGCCCGGCATCCACGGCGAGCGTCACGTCGAAGTCTGGCGCGCGGTGGCCCAGGGCGTGCACGCGCGCCAGGGCCGCATCTTCATGCAGCTCTGGCACAACGGGCGGATCTTCCACCCCGACAGCGTTCCCCCCCACCTCCGGCCCTACGGACCTTCCGCGGTGCAGGCCAACGTGCGGCTGATGACGCCGAAGGGTCTGCAGCAGGTTCCGACGCCCATCGAGATGTCGGAGGACGACATCGCCGCCGCCGTGGCGGATTTCGTCGCCGGCGCGCGGCGCGCCATCGACTGCGGCATCGACGGGGTCGAGATCCACGGTGCGAACGGATACCTCTTCGAGCAGTTCCTGAACCGTTCGAGCAACCGGCGCACCGATCGTTACGGCGGCTCGATCGAGAATCGCGCGCGCATGCTGCGGGAGACCGTGGAAGCGGTCAGCGCGGCCATCGGCGCCGATCGCGTCGGCGTACGCATCTCGCCGCTCGGCACGTTCAACGACATGAGCGACCCGGACCCCGTGGAGATCTACCGCCACGTGGTGACGATGCTCGCCGGCCAGAACCTCGCCTATCTGCACGTGATTCGCCCCGCGGTGTCGGGCTCGCTCACCGTCGCCGAAGCCCGTCCCGATCCGCTGCCCGACATCCGCCGCCTGTATCCGGGAAAGCTGATCGTCGCCGGCGACCTCGACGTCGTGCACGCGGAGCGCATGCTCGAGTCGGGCCTCGCGGACGCCGTCGGGTTCGGCCGCTGGTTCATCTCGAACCCCGACCTGCCCGAGCGCCTGCGCCACGGATGCGCGCTCGCCGAGGCCGACCGCGCCACGTTCTACACTCCGGGTCCGGACGGCTACATCGACTATCCCGCCTGCGCCCGCCACGGACAGGAGCCCGCGATGCACGCCGCCGTTCCCGGCTGA
- a CDS encoding enoyl-CoA hydratase family protein, with protein MKQIQLAGYQARNFAYVVTNKVATITLNRPDRKNPLTFDSYGELRDLFREMVYATDVKSVVFTGEGGNFCSGGDVHDIIGPLVKMDMPDLLRFTRMTGDLVKAMRACPQTIVAAIDGVCTGAGAMIACASDLRFGTARSKIAFLFVRVGLAGADMGACTLLPRLIGLSRAADLLYTGRVVGGEEAERIGFYNRLAEPERLLADATAMAQSLADGPTFGHAMTKTMLWQEWSSGLGECIEAEAQAQAICMQTEDFERAYRAFVAKQKPVFQGT; from the coding sequence ATGAAGCAGATTCAACTCGCCGGATACCAAGCGCGCAACTTCGCCTACGTCGTGACGAACAAGGTCGCCACGATCACGCTCAACCGTCCCGACCGGAAGAATCCGCTCACCTTCGATTCCTACGGCGAACTGCGGGACCTGTTCCGCGAGATGGTCTACGCGACCGACGTCAAGTCCGTCGTGTTCACCGGAGAGGGCGGCAACTTCTGCTCCGGCGGCGACGTGCACGACATCATCGGCCCGCTGGTGAAGATGGACATGCCCGACCTGCTGCGATTCACCCGCATGACCGGCGACCTCGTGAAGGCGATGCGCGCCTGCCCGCAGACGATCGTCGCGGCGATCGACGGGGTGTGCACCGGCGCCGGCGCGATGATCGCGTGCGCCTCGGACCTGCGCTTCGGCACCGCGCGCAGCAAGATCGCGTTCCTCTTCGTGCGCGTGGGCCTCGCCGGCGCGGACATGGGTGCGTGCACGCTGCTGCCGCGGCTGATCGGCCTGTCGCGCGCGGCCGATCTGCTCTACACGGGGCGCGTCGTCGGAGGCGAGGAGGCCGAGCGCATCGGCTTCTACAACCGGCTCGCGGAACCCGAACGCCTGCTCGCCGACGCGACGGCCATGGCGCAAAGCCTCGCCGACGGGCCGACCTTCGGGCACGCGATGACCAAGACCATGCTCTGGCAGGAGTGGAGTTCGGGACTCGGCGAATGCATCGAGGCCGAGGCGCAGGCGCAGGCCATCTGCATGCAGACCGAGGACTTCGAGCGCGCGTATCGCGCCTTCGTCGCGAAGCAGAAGCCGGTGTTCCAGGGCACATGA
- a CDS encoding acyl-CoA dehydrogenase family protein — translation MDLVDESRLQWPFLDDGHRGEAEALSRWVEHASPSLLGHTGDDPSSVDACVQGLVRELGRAGLLRTCVPAAYGGAREKVDARSLCLAREILGQASGLADFAYGMQALGSVPVSLFGREDQKRAILPATAEGTRIGAFALSEPDAGSDAAAIATTATPVPGGYRLDGTKAWISNAGIASQYVVFARTGRENDPKGVSAFVVDADTPGLDASERIDVIAPHPLGLLRLADCRVGSDALLGEPGQGFKIAMATLDVMRTTVGAAALGFARRAFSEAVQRARKRKMFGRTLFDMQITQARLGEMAVAIDASALLVYRAAWTRDVLGARVTREASMAKLHATEAAQQVIDAAVQIFGGLGVVRGMPVERLYREIRALRIYEGASEVLKLVIAERSIDALRERPRRAT, via the coding sequence ATCGACCTCGTCGACGAGAGCCGATTGCAGTGGCCGTTCCTCGACGACGGCCACCGCGGCGAGGCCGAAGCGCTCTCGCGGTGGGTCGAACACGCATCGCCCTCGCTCCTCGGCCACACGGGTGACGATCCGTCCAGCGTGGATGCCTGCGTTCAGGGACTGGTGCGCGAACTCGGGCGCGCGGGCCTGCTGCGCACCTGCGTGCCCGCAGCCTACGGCGGCGCCCGCGAGAAGGTCGACGCGCGCAGCCTGTGTCTCGCGCGCGAGATACTCGGGCAGGCCTCGGGGCTCGCCGACTTCGCCTACGGGATGCAGGCGCTGGGCAGCGTGCCGGTCTCGCTGTTCGGCCGCGAGGACCAGAAGCGCGCGATCCTGCCCGCCACCGCGGAAGGCACGCGCATCGGCGCCTTCGCGCTGTCGGAGCCGGACGCCGGATCCGACGCCGCGGCCATCGCGACCACCGCGACCCCGGTCCCCGGAGGCTATCGGCTGGACGGCACCAAGGCGTGGATCTCGAACGCGGGGATCGCCTCCCAGTACGTGGTGTTCGCGCGGACCGGACGGGAGAACGACCCGAAGGGCGTGTCCGCGTTCGTGGTGGACGCCGACACTCCCGGCCTCGACGCCTCCGAGCGCATCGACGTGATCGCGCCGCATCCGCTGGGGCTCCTGCGCCTCGCCGACTGCCGCGTCGGTTCCGACGCCCTGCTCGGCGAGCCGGGACAGGGATTCAAGATCGCGATGGCCACGCTCGACGTCATGCGCACGACCGTGGGCGCCGCCGCGCTGGGCTTCGCCCGCCGCGCCTTCTCCGAGGCCGTGCAGCGCGCCCGCAAGCGCAAGATGTTCGGCCGGACGCTCTTCGACATGCAGATCACCCAGGCCAGGCTGGGCGAGATGGCCGTCGCGATCGACGCGTCGGCGCTCCTCGTCTATCGGGCGGCCTGGACCCGCGACGTGCTCGGCGCGCGCGTGACGCGCGAGGCTTCGATGGCGAAGCTCCATGCGACCGAGGCGGCGCAGCAGGTCATCGACGCGGCGGTGCAGATCTTCGGCGGGCTCGGCGTCGTGCGGGGCATGCCGGTCGAGCGGCTCTACCGCGAGATCCGCGCGCTGCGCATCTACGAGGGCGCGAGCGAGGTATTGAAGCTCGTGATCGCCGAGCGGTCGATCGACGCACTGCGCGAGCGGCCCCGGCGCGCGACCTGA
- a CDS encoding EthD domain-containing protein codes for MHKIIYCMRRKPAMTHAQFVAYWRQVHAPIVLEHRSTLRVARYVQTVPVEHPYSARVERREALGEPYDGVAELYWANEHDLRHAFEDEDAKRVQVRLARDELHFVDHSRSVRWISREFVAIAP; via the coding sequence ATGCACAAGATCATCTACTGCATGCGGCGCAAGCCCGCCATGACCCACGCCCAGTTCGTCGCGTACTGGCGGCAGGTGCACGCACCCATCGTGCTCGAGCACCGATCGACGCTCCGCGTCGCGCGTTACGTCCAGACCGTGCCGGTCGAACACCCGTACTCCGCCCGGGTCGAGCGGCGGGAGGCGCTCGGCGAACCGTACGACGGCGTGGCCGAGCTGTACTGGGCGAACGAGCACGACCTGCGGCACGCGTTCGAGGACGAAGACGCGAAGCGCGTACAGGTGCGGCTCGCCCGGGACGAACTCCACTTCGTCGACCATTCCCGTTCGGTACGTTGGATCTCCCGCGAGTTCGTGGCCATCGCGCCATGA
- a CDS encoding acyl-CoA/acyl-ACP dehydrogenase, protein MKATGFSALTDDERAYRDSLDRVLNDVAPLERVQRLDNAKTFDLELHAALGRLGSWGIGVAEEHGGSGGGAAMEVLTLESLAGHATSMAVFGVIQFMVTRLIARYGSPSQRERWLAPLCRGEIRASFCLSEAAGGTDILAAMGTRAAKRGSRWILGGSKYWISGAARSDLLVVLARTAPHRSRGITMFLVPVNAPGVTAAELDTFAINGYDTCSVTFDDVELGDDAILGTRDGGFVEVVDTLNSERLNTAAVAAGIGRGALRLATAYAGERRAFARPIGGFQAVQHRIVHAGVELEAAWSLALGAARLADLGRDVAVESAMAKLACAKAGQNAAACGMDVLGAAAFDLALPMQRFYRDIRLYSFAPLTNDMVANFLGERWLGLPRSY, encoded by the coding sequence ATGAAGGCGACCGGATTCTCCGCGCTGACCGACGACGAGCGCGCGTACCGCGACTCGCTCGACCGAGTGCTGAACGACGTCGCGCCGCTCGAGCGCGTCCAGAGGCTCGACAACGCCAAGACGTTCGACCTCGAACTCCACGCGGCGCTCGGCCGGCTGGGCTCGTGGGGCATCGGCGTCGCCGAGGAGCACGGCGGCAGCGGCGGAGGCGCCGCGATGGAGGTGCTGACGCTCGAATCGCTCGCCGGTCACGCGACCTCGATGGCCGTCTTCGGCGTGATCCAGTTCATGGTCACGCGTCTCATCGCACGGTACGGTTCCCCTTCCCAGCGGGAGCGCTGGCTCGCGCCGCTGTGCCGGGGCGAGATCCGGGCGTCGTTCTGCCTCTCCGAGGCCGCCGGCGGCACCGACATCCTCGCCGCGATGGGCACCCGTGCCGCGAAGCGCGGATCGCGCTGGATCCTCGGCGGGTCGAAGTACTGGATCAGCGGCGCCGCCCGCTCGGACCTGCTCGTCGTGCTCGCGCGCACCGCGCCGCACCGCTCGCGCGGCATCACGATGTTCCTCGTGCCGGTGAACGCGCCGGGCGTGACGGCGGCGGAACTCGACACGTTCGCCATCAACGGCTACGACACCTGCTCGGTCACGTTCGATGACGTCGAGTTGGGAGACGACGCGATCCTCGGGACGCGCGACGGGGGTTTCGTCGAGGTCGTCGACACCCTCAATTCGGAACGACTCAACACCGCCGCGGTGGCGGCCGGCATCGGGCGCGGCGCACTGCGCCTCGCCACCGCCTACGCGGGCGAGCGGCGGGCGTTCGCGCGGCCGATCGGAGGGTTCCAGGCGGTGCAGCACAGGATCGTCCACGCGGGCGTGGAACTCGAGGCCGCGTGGTCGCTCGCCCTCGGCGCGGCGCGGCTCGCCGATCTCGGCCGCGACGTCGCCGTCGAAAGCGCGATGGCCAAGCTCGCCTGCGCGAAGGCGGGCCAGAACGCCGCCGCATGCGGCATGGACGTGCTCGGCGCCGCCGCGTTCGACCTCGCGCTGCCGATGCAGCGCTTCTATCGCGACATCCGCCTCTACTCGTTCGCGCCGTTGACCAACGACATGGTGGCGAACTTCCTCGGCGAGCGCTGGCTCGGGCTGCCCCGATCATACTGA
- a CDS encoding carboxymuconolactone decarboxylase family protein, translating to MTQRIDYKTVVPEAYQAMLGVERYVQRSGLDHILLELVKTRISQINRCAHCLDAHTRKARAAGETEQRLHVLAAWRESTLYTDRERAALAWAEALTQISTQETSDQLFAEARKHFDEKALVDLTMAIVAINGWNRLTVSLSH from the coding sequence ATGACTCAACGCATCGACTACAAGACGGTGGTGCCGGAGGCGTATCAGGCGATGCTCGGCGTCGAGCGCTACGTTCAGCGCTCGGGGCTGGACCACATCCTGCTCGAACTCGTGAAGACCCGCATCTCGCAGATCAACCGCTGCGCGCACTGCCTCGACGCGCACACCCGGAAGGCGCGCGCCGCGGGCGAGACGGAACAGCGTCTGCACGTGCTGGCCGCATGGCGGGAGTCGACGCTCTACACCGACCGCGAGCGGGCCGCGCTCGCCTGGGCGGAGGCCCTGACGCAGATCTCGACGCAGGAAACCTCCGATCAGCTCTTCGCGGAGGCGCGCAAGCACTTCGACGAGAAGGCGCTCGTCGACCTGACGATGGCGATCGTCGCGATCAACGGCTGGAATCGGCTCACCGTCTCGCTTTCGCATTGA
- a CDS encoding EthD family reductase — MIVRFGLLQKKSGMSQEEFSRFWLTNHGPMARRMPGLRAYNQNHIVDTRQLGIAHQRGAWQFDGFSQLWFDDAEQMRRAITSDLGPELVRDEKQFIGNLHIIVCEPHTVVEPPARPNKVLKRMSLLTRLPGMTDDKYRHEWLNVHDGLVRKIPGVRGYRQNLVVARERVKGVPCSSSELPIDGMVELWFDSVPSIEAAFASPAGQDALAHGRTFLSEVTTFLVEEHVIV, encoded by the coding sequence ATGATCGTGCGTTTCGGCCTGCTGCAGAAGAAGTCCGGCATGTCCCAGGAGGAGTTCAGCCGTTTCTGGTTGACGAACCACGGCCCGATGGCGCGGCGGATGCCGGGACTGCGCGCGTACAACCAGAATCACATCGTCGATACGCGCCAGCTCGGCATCGCGCACCAGCGGGGAGCATGGCAGTTCGACGGCTTCTCGCAGCTCTGGTTCGACGACGCGGAGCAGATGCGCCGCGCCATCACGAGCGATCTCGGCCCCGAGTTGGTCCGCGACGAGAAGCAGTTCATCGGCAACCTGCACATCATCGTGTGCGAGCCGCACACCGTCGTCGAACCGCCCGCGCGGCCGAACAAGGTGCTGAAGCGCATGTCGCTGCTGACGCGGCTCCCGGGGATGACGGACGACAAGTACCGGCACGAGTGGCTCAACGTCCACGACGGGCTGGTGCGCAAGATTCCGGGCGTACGCGGCTATCGGCAGAACCTCGTCGTGGCGCGCGAACGCGTCAAGGGGGTGCCCTGTTCGTCGAGCGAGCTGCCGATCGACGGGATGGTCGAGCTGTGGTTCGACAGCGTTCCGAGCATCGAGGCGGCGTTCGCGTCACCCGCGGGCCAAGATGCGCTGGCGCACGGGCGCACGTTCCTGTCCGAAGTCACCACGTTCCTCGTCGAGGAGCACGTGATCGTCTGA
- a CDS encoding ABC transporter ATP-binding protein, with protein MLELDSVAFAYGSIEAVRGVSLTVRQGEVVTLIGANGAGKSTLLKGIIGLHAPKSGRILVHGADVATVPAHRRIGLGLALVPEGRGVFPDQTVRDNLLLGAWAQRRDEARCRDLLQREFERFPRLLERQEQLAGTLSGGEQQMLAISRALMSDPRLLLLDEPSLGLAPLIIAEIFQTIRALRDAGLTLLLVEQMASQALAVADRAYVLETGVVTLTGTGPELLSNPKVQAAYLGGHPPGTP; from the coding sequence ATGCTGGAGCTTGACAGCGTCGCGTTCGCCTACGGCTCGATCGAGGCGGTTCGCGGTGTCAGCCTGACGGTGCGGCAGGGCGAGGTCGTGACGCTGATCGGAGCCAACGGCGCCGGCAAGAGCACGCTGCTCAAGGGCATCATCGGTCTGCACGCGCCGAAGTCGGGCCGCATCCTGGTCCACGGCGCCGATGTCGCGACCGTGCCGGCGCACCGCAGGATCGGGCTCGGGCTGGCGCTGGTGCCCGAGGGACGCGGCGTCTTTCCCGACCAGACCGTGCGCGACAACCTGCTGCTCGGCGCCTGGGCGCAGCGGCGCGACGAAGCGCGCTGCAGGGACCTGTTGCAGCGCGAGTTCGAGCGCTTCCCGCGCCTGCTCGAGCGCCAGGAACAGCTCGCGGGCACGCTCTCCGGCGGCGAGCAGCAGATGCTCGCGATCTCGCGCGCCCTGATGTCCGATCCCAGGTTGTTGCTGCTCGATGAGCCGTCGCTCGGCCTCGCGCCGCTCATCATCGCCGAAATCTTCCAGACGATTCGCGCACTCCGCGATGCCGGGCTCACGCTGCTGCTGGTGGAACAGATGGCGAGCCAGGCGCTCGCGGTCGCCGACCGCGCCTACGTACTCGAAACGGGTGTCGTGACCCTGACCGGAACCGGCCCCGAACTCTTGAGCAACCCGAAGGTGCAGGCCGCCTACCTGGGCGGGCACCCGCCCGGGACACCCTGA